One segment of Neodiprion fabricii isolate iyNeoFabr1 chromosome 1, iyNeoFabr1.1, whole genome shotgun sequence DNA contains the following:
- the LOC124174376 gene encoding uncharacterized protein LOC124174376 isoform X1 produces MSGTQCLDALQCGAEFTEVIGSLLKTCFEKMNARMPFVYVKMLPNIGPLFCLMLFLGVSTPQNHPGDAGVVPDDGAQVHHRQKRLLWVTNDGRIALPPGTVLTITPTILLPFVRYPPYGFLSNMSMSFPFTIDFDKLGLTDNENPYGALPPVFGRAFQSREAGMALGDFIASFMKHRLQKREVPEVPKNAFQGGERALLYGIAEDMLSQFGMDGKACLLRAICEVHGHPLDNFGFVGEIIRLFFTASKSPFAELMKDYVDAEKTGKSHGECWPYFKACPKSLFLPSSNKYMEDSVHTEGEVDFDDEFNKIPQTFEQESPKRTPTRNTIHPAM; encoded by the exons ATGAGTGGAACGCAATGTCTCGATGCACTGCAGTGCGGAGCAGAATTTACCGAAGTGATAGGATCACTTCTGAAAAcgtgtttcgaaaaaatgaacgCACGTATGCCGTTCGTTTATG TAAAGATGCTGCCAAATATCGGTCCGCTCTTCTGTCTGATGCTATTCCTCGGAGTTTCGACGCCTCAGAATCATCCCGGGGATGCCGGTGTCGTTCCTGACGATGGGGCCCAGGTTCACCACCGTCAGAAGAGACTGTTGTGGGTTACAAATGATGGGAGAATCGCCTTGCCTCCTGGCACAGTGCTGACCATAACTCCGACGATTCTGTTACCCTTCGTGAGGTATCCGCCTTACGGTTTCCTCAGCAACATGTCGATGAGCTTCCCGTTCACCA TCGACTTCGACAAACTGGGCCTAACGGACAATGAGAATCCTTACGGCGCTCTGCCCCCCGTCTTCGGCAGAGCGTTCCAGAGCCGAGAGGCAGGCATGGCTCTCGGGGATTTCATTGCTTCCTTCATGAAGCACAGACTCCAGAAACGCGAGGTACCGGAAGTTCCCAAAAACGCGTTCCAGGGTGGTGAACGCGCCTTACTCTACGGGATAGCCGAAGACATGCTCAGCCAGTTCGGAATGGATGGCAAAGCTTGCCTGCTCCGAGCAATATGCGAGGTTCACGGTCACCCTCTGGACAATTTCGGCTTCGTTGGTGAAATTATACGGCTTTTTTTCAC CGCGAGCAAATCGCCGTTCGCTGAACTGATGAAGGATTACGTCGATGCAGAAAAAACGGGAAAATCGCACGGAGAATGCTGGCCATACTTCAAGGCGTGTCCGAAGTCACTGTTCTTGCCATCATCAAACAAGTACAT ggAAGATTCCGTTCACACGGAAGGAGAGGTTGATTTTGACGACGAGTTCAATAAGATTCCGCAAACTTTCGAACAGGAATCACCGAAGAGGACTCCGACACGGAATACGATACATCCAGCTATGTAG
- the LOC124174365 gene encoding uncharacterized protein LOC124174365 isoform X1, which translates to MELLLKYNAELKDCVKNLLAQSASKKLTKSCPTVNENSKSNLLVRKLMRISDKQSQAESCGNRYDCTVKKFASYIFMIGGRLSYETLCANLPLPSPSSVSRYLLENGPDIIEGQLRLQELKNYLIKADLPLVIWVSEDATRITGTVQYDPKTNQLIGLVLPTDKNGMPKCKSFMATSPKVMEETMQNIPIASLAYTIMAQPLQKNAASFCLCIFGTDNKFTAEHVLNRFQFIYEQCQQFGIRVLGFSSDGDPRLLKAMRIESQIGISNLDLLFGKENWTWFNSEFCSEYFVCQDTVHIGTKLRNRFIKNSIVLPMGNNIATVSHLKLLIQSQSKDKHQITYSDLDPKDKMNFPSVQKICQENVRKLLNDTVPGSEGTCQYLKILHNTVVSYIDSELTPLERIFSIWYSVFCLRMWRAWISANDSYTLGKNFITSNCYTCIEINAHTLIDVIIRLRDSDQPELFLPSLYSSQPCESFFRQVRSMSSTYSTIVNCSMMDIIHRLNRIQVQNEIIIEESENIIFPRFRERKSVINVNTYPLPSNQEIQKTVEDAKCRAIEDLGNLGIFFNNILCTLPFSAKSIQLDSDDESDSEEISEETESANEDTISAELEHDMITLQSVTGTLELKNYSTQTVQLNETSPFAVVRDSSQAEYVVRKSSICWLLNKTKHRLSSDRLQRVREIELPHLSKKESATRSNTVEENPEISIGTWMLFREDTEAETKYRVGLVLGFVYLTGKTDPQREYSRLSADVNNESIGVLCTWYRLISSSLRPAPVGSHDYKCISGYMRTLPTPQIVDGHIFYSDLVLKLILEIIPTTSLQGKDANIGNFVLIEFLTKKTKKYYIGVVKSIQSRDRDCEEDYEVKFMRKVTNSSSSIFVFPDVDDTSYVTGDQIKLILSNPKIDRRRHHVFSDSDLLEYAVI; encoded by the exons ATGGAATTGCTGTTGAAATATAATGCAGAATTAAAGgattgcgtgaaaaatttattagcaCAATCGgcatcgaaaaaattaacgaagtCTTGTCCAACAGTCAATGAAAACAGTAAAAGTAACTTGTTAGTACGAAAATTGATGAGAATTTCTGACAAACAAAGTCAGGCCGAATCTTGCGGGAACAGATACGATTGCACAGTGAAAAAGTTTGCATCGTATATTTTCATGATTGGTGGAAGATTGTCGTACGAAACGTTATGCGCGAACTTGCCTCTACCATCCCCCTCATCTGTCAGTCGGTATTTGTTAGAAAACGGACCAGACATCATTGAAGGGCAGCTTCGATTgcaggaattgaaaaattacttaatCAAGGCCGACCTGCCTCTAGTCATATGGGTAAGCGAAGATGCGACGCGTATTACTGGCACCGTGCAATATGACCCAAAAACTAACCAATTAATTGGGTTGGTATTACCAACAGATAAAAATGGAATGCCTAAGTGCAAATCTTTCATGGCAACGTCACCAAAAGTAATGGAAGAAACGATGCAAAATATTCCAATTGCTTCTTTGGCGTACACAATTATGGCACAGcctttacaaaaaaatgcgGCGTCATTTTGTCTGTGCATATTTGGAACCGACAATAAATTCACAGCCGAACACGTGCTTAACAGATTCCAATTTATTTACGAACAATGTCAGCAATTCGGAATAAGAGTATTAGGATTTTCTTCGGATGGTGATCCAAGATTGTTAAAAGCGATGAGGATTGAAAGCCAAATAGGTATTTCGAATCTTGATTTACTCTTTGGTAAAGAAAATTGGACATGGTTCAACAGTGAATTTTGCAGTGAGTACTTTGTTTGCCAGGATACTGTACACATTGGTACAAAGCTAAGAAATCGCTTCATCAAAAACTCAATTGTTCTGCCGATGGGAAACAATATAGCGACTGTTAGTCACCTGAAACTATTGATACAGTCACAATCTAAAGACAAACACCAGATAACTTATTCTGACTTGGACCCAAAGGATAAAATGAATTTCCCTTCTgttcaaaaaatatgtcaagaaAATGTCAGAAAATTACTCAATGATACAGTACCTGGCAGCGAAGGAACATGtcagtatttgaaaatactacATAACACCGTAGTTTCATACATCGATTCTGAATTAACGCCGTTGGAAAGAATATTTAGCATCTGGTATTCTGTGTTTTGTTTAAGGATGTGGCGTGCATGGATTTCGGCAAATGACAGTTACACTTTgggcaaaaattttataacttccAACTGTTACACATGCATTGAAATAAATGCTCATACGCTTATTGACGTCATCATACGCCTGAGAGATTCGGACCAACCAGAACTCTTCCTGCCATCTTTATATAGTAGTCAACCATGTGAAAGCTTTTTCCGACAAGTCCGTTCAATGTCATCCACGTACTCGACTATTGTCAACTGCAGCATGATGGACATCATTCATCGTCTCAATAGAATTCaagtacaaaatgaaatcatcATCGAAGAGtcagaaaatattatatttccaaGATTTAGGGAGAGAAAAAGTGTAATCAATGTCAACACATATCCACTACCTTCTAATCAAGAAATACAGAAAACCGTTGAAGACGCGAAATGTCGAGCTATTGAAGATCTCGGGAACCttggtatatttttcaacaatatcttATGTACACTGCCTTTTTCTGCAAAGTCTATTCAACTAGACTCAGACGACGAATCTGACAGCGAAGAAATCAGCGAGGAAACGGAGAGCGCAAATGAAGACACTATATCTGCAGAACTTGAACATGATATGATTACGTTGCAGTCTGTAACAGGAACTTTGGAACTCAAAAATTACTCCACCCAAACAGTTCAACTAAATGAAACGAGTCCATTTGCAGTCGTGCGTGATTCGTCGCAAGCCGAATACGTCGTTAGAAAATCGTCCATTTGTTGGCTGCTTAATAAAACCAAGCACCGTTTAAGTAGCGACAGACTTCAGAGAGTACGAGAAATCGAACTGCCGCATTTGTCCAAGAAG GAATCAGCTACTAGATCAAATACTGTCGAAGAGAATCCGGAAATAAGTATAGGGACATGGATGCTTTTTAGAGAAGACACTGAGGCAGAAACGAAATACAGAGTAGGCCTTGTTCTTGGATTCGTCTATCTAACTGGAAAAACAGACCCACAAAGAGAATACTCCAGATTAAGCGCTGACGTCAATAATGAAAGTATTGGCGTACTATGTACCTGGTATAGATTAATAAGTTCTAGTCTCCGTCCGGCACCAGTGGGGTCACATGATTACAAATGCATTTCTGGATATATGCGAACTTTACCAACACCACAGATAGTTGAtgggcatattttttattcggatTTAGTTTTGAAACTAATCCTCGAGATTATTCCTACAACTTCACTCCAAG gtAAAGATGCAAATATCGGAAATTTTGTGCTGATCGAATTTCTCAccaaaaaaaccaaaaaatactACATCGGCGTTGTTAAAAGTATCCAATCAAGAGACAGAGATTGCGAGGAAGATTATGAAGTCAAATTCATGCGAAAAGTGACGAATTCGTCGAGCTCCATATTCGTTTTTCCAGATGTGGACGATACAAGTTATGTAACAGGAGATCAAATAAAGCTAATTCTGAGCAACCCGAAAATTGACCGAAGACGTCATCATGTATTCAGTGATTCTGATTTGTTAGAGTACGCTGTGATTTAA
- the LOC124174365 gene encoding uncharacterized protein LOC124174365 isoform X2 produces the protein MWRAWISANDSYTLGKNFITSNCYTCIEINAHTLIDVIIRLRDSDQPELFLPSLYSSQPCESFFRQVRSMSSTYSTIVNCSMMDIIHRLNRIQVQNEIIIEESENIIFPRFRERKSVINVNTYPLPSNQEIQKTVEDAKCRAIEDLGNLGIFFNNILCTLPFSAKSIQLDSDDESDSEEISEETESANEDTISAELEHDMITLQSVTGTLELKNYSTQTVQLNETSPFAVVRDSSQAEYVVRKSSICWLLNKTKHRLSSDRLQRVREIELPHLSKKESATRSNTVEENPEISIGTWMLFREDTEAETKYRVGLVLGFVYLTGKTDPQREYSRLSADVNNESIGVLCTWYRLISSSLRPAPVGSHDYKCISGYMRTLPTPQIVDGHIFYSDLVLKLILEIIPTTSLQGKDANIGNFVLIEFLTKKTKKYYIGVVKSIQSRDRDCEEDYEVKFMRKVTNSSSSIFVFPDVDDTSYVTGDQIKLILSNPKIDRRRHHVFSDSDLLEYAVI, from the exons ATGTGGCGTGCATGGATTTCGGCAAATGACAGTTACACTTTgggcaaaaattttataacttccAACTGTTACACATGCATTGAAATAAATGCTCATACGCTTATTGACGTCATCATACGCCTGAGAGATTCGGACCAACCAGAACTCTTCCTGCCATCTTTATATAGTAGTCAACCATGTGAAAGCTTTTTCCGACAAGTCCGTTCAATGTCATCCACGTACTCGACTATTGTCAACTGCAGCATGATGGACATCATTCATCGTCTCAATAGAATTCaagtacaaaatgaaatcatcATCGAAGAGtcagaaaatattatatttccaaGATTTAGGGAGAGAAAAAGTGTAATCAATGTCAACACATATCCACTACCTTCTAATCAAGAAATACAGAAAACCGTTGAAGACGCGAAATGTCGAGCTATTGAAGATCTCGGGAACCttggtatatttttcaacaatatcttATGTACACTGCCTTTTTCTGCAAAGTCTATTCAACTAGACTCAGACGACGAATCTGACAGCGAAGAAATCAGCGAGGAAACGGAGAGCGCAAATGAAGACACTATATCTGCAGAACTTGAACATGATATGATTACGTTGCAGTCTGTAACAGGAACTTTGGAACTCAAAAATTACTCCACCCAAACAGTTCAACTAAATGAAACGAGTCCATTTGCAGTCGTGCGTGATTCGTCGCAAGCCGAATACGTCGTTAGAAAATCGTCCATTTGTTGGCTGCTTAATAAAACCAAGCACCGTTTAAGTAGCGACAGACTTCAGAGAGTACGAGAAATCGAACTGCCGCATTTGTCCAAGAAG GAATCAGCTACTAGATCAAATACTGTCGAAGAGAATCCGGAAATAAGTATAGGGACATGGATGCTTTTTAGAGAAGACACTGAGGCAGAAACGAAATACAGAGTAGGCCTTGTTCTTGGATTCGTCTATCTAACTGGAAAAACAGACCCACAAAGAGAATACTCCAGATTAAGCGCTGACGTCAATAATGAAAGTATTGGCGTACTATGTACCTGGTATAGATTAATAAGTTCTAGTCTCCGTCCGGCACCAGTGGGGTCACATGATTACAAATGCATTTCTGGATATATGCGAACTTTACCAACACCACAGATAGTTGAtgggcatattttttattcggatTTAGTTTTGAAACTAATCCTCGAGATTATTCCTACAACTTCACTCCAAG gtAAAGATGCAAATATCGGAAATTTTGTGCTGATCGAATTTCTCAccaaaaaaaccaaaaaatactACATCGGCGTTGTTAAAAGTATCCAATCAAGAGACAGAGATTGCGAGGAAGATTATGAAGTCAAATTCATGCGAAAAGTGACGAATTCGTCGAGCTCCATATTCGTTTTTCCAGATGTGGACGATACAAGTTATGTAACAGGAGATCAAATAAAGCTAATTCTGAGCAACCCGAAAATTGACCGAAGACGTCATCATGTATTCAGTGATTCTGATTTGTTAGAGTACGCTGTGATTTAA
- the LOC124174365 gene encoding uncharacterized protein LOC124174365 isoform X3, which yields MEESASKAEKESMAKTIAGNVKEQKFWVVIRKELGVDPPLYLKHLLTCLGFDSAAALKNLSSEAFLEMEKFAQTDMLGLLGEDGYTKSDFFGIYSNTPEQFRILRGHRFCLFEIQKYIIEKGLNHFATAEQDINEKLTNIKAKKETKETLKAVSGKKSDPQSRKSQDLLSEEDQLYMLIKNWFSKQPDGEETFKDYLESPKNRYIEVSVKEDVDEEITYSGKISCCLCKTKITAHKAEYGKSVPRKTRWVCQNFMKHVKEKHLTLNPVENSKENLFPRKHNNSNKIDTKSGQAEKNTANVLKNVVANTTAFTSSCKKVQPEVQPLITDVFDKGTNDNDNWNTNASLSDSIANKNQKLGQNLPRIIEDVKLVTPVEIRRDIIKIEKSRGKRHITREIESDDETEAKPTKRSKNRIESDEELEVSARDKPNDESDVRSQAVIVESTNDELQGEFNLGIM from the coding sequence ATGGAGGAATCAGCGAGCAAGGCAGAAAAGGAGAGTATGGCGAAGACCATCGCTGGAAATGTTAAAGAACAAAAGTTTTGGGTCGTAATTAGGAAGGAACTTGGAGTTGATCCACCGTTGTACCTGAAGCATCTCCTCACCTGTCTGGGTTTCGATTCAGCGGCCGCTCTGAAAAACCTTTCAAGCGAAGCCTTTCTAGAAATGGAGAAATTTGCCCAAACTGACATGCTGGGATTGTTAGGCGAAGATGGTTACACAAAATCAGACTTCTTCGGTATCTACAGTAATACACCTGAACAATTCCGCATACTACGAGGACATAGGTTTTGCCTCTTCGAAATTCAGAAGTATATTATAGAAAAGGGGTTGAACCATTTTGCTACGGCCGAACAggatattaatgaaaaattaactaacatcaaagcaaaaaaagaaaccaaggAAACGCTAAAAGCTGTatcgggaaaaaaatcagatcCACAGTCACGAAAATCACAGGACTTATTGAGTGAAGAAGATCAATTATACATGCTCATTAAAAATTGGTTTTCTAAGCAACCAGATGGTGAAGAAACCTTCAAAGATTATTTAGAAAGCCCTAAAAATCGGTATATAGAGGTATCTGTCAAAGAAGACGTTGACGAAGAAATTACCTATTCGGGGAAAATATCGTGTTGCCTGTGTAAAACTAAAATTACCGCGCATAAAGCCGAATACGGGAAATCAGTACCGAGGAAAACTCGTTGGGTatgtcaaaattttatgaagcACGTAAAGGAAAAACATTTGACTTTGAACCCTGTGGAAAATTCgaaggaaaatttatttcctcgCAAGCATAACAATAGcaataaaattgatacaaaATCGGGTCaggcggaaaaaaatacagcaaaTGTTCTCAAAAACGTCGTCGCTAACACTACAGCTTTTACTTCTAGTTGTAAAAAGGTTCAACCCGAGGTTCAACCACTTATTACGGATGTATTCGATAAAGGCACCAATGACAATGATAACTGGAATACAAATGCTAGTTTGAGCGACAGTATCGCAAACAAGAACCAGAAGCTCGGCCAAAATTTACCAAGAATTATCGAAGACGTGAAATTAGTCACACCCGTTGAAATAAGAAgggatattattaaaattgaaaaaagcaGGGGAAAAAGGCATATTACTAGAGAAATTGAGAGTGATGACGAAACGGAAGCGAAACCTACTAAACggtcgaaaaatcgaattgaaagCGATGAAGAACTCGAAGTATCTGCACGTGACAAGCCAAATGATGAATCGGATGTTAGATCACAAGCTGTGATAGTTGAAAGTACAAATGATGAGTTACAGGGGGAATTCAACCTCGGAATAATGTAA
- the LOC124174376 gene encoding uncharacterized protein LOC124174376 isoform X2: protein MLPNIGPLFCLMLFLGVSTPQNHPGDAGVVPDDGAQVHHRQKRLLWVTNDGRIALPPGTVLTITPTILLPFVRYPPYGFLSNMSMSFPFTIDFDKLGLTDNENPYGALPPVFGRAFQSREAGMALGDFIASFMKHRLQKREVPEVPKNAFQGGERALLYGIAEDMLSQFGMDGKACLLRAICEVHGHPLDNFGFVGEIIRLFFTASKSPFAELMKDYVDAEKTGKSHGECWPYFKACPKSLFLPSSNKYMEDSVHTEGEVDFDDEFNKIPQTFEQESPKRTPTRNTIHPAM from the exons ATGCTGCCAAATATCGGTCCGCTCTTCTGTCTGATGCTATTCCTCGGAGTTTCGACGCCTCAGAATCATCCCGGGGATGCCGGTGTCGTTCCTGACGATGGGGCCCAGGTTCACCACCGTCAGAAGAGACTGTTGTGGGTTACAAATGATGGGAGAATCGCCTTGCCTCCTGGCACAGTGCTGACCATAACTCCGACGATTCTGTTACCCTTCGTGAGGTATCCGCCTTACGGTTTCCTCAGCAACATGTCGATGAGCTTCCCGTTCACCA TCGACTTCGACAAACTGGGCCTAACGGACAATGAGAATCCTTACGGCGCTCTGCCCCCCGTCTTCGGCAGAGCGTTCCAGAGCCGAGAGGCAGGCATGGCTCTCGGGGATTTCATTGCTTCCTTCATGAAGCACAGACTCCAGAAACGCGAGGTACCGGAAGTTCCCAAAAACGCGTTCCAGGGTGGTGAACGCGCCTTACTCTACGGGATAGCCGAAGACATGCTCAGCCAGTTCGGAATGGATGGCAAAGCTTGCCTGCTCCGAGCAATATGCGAGGTTCACGGTCACCCTCTGGACAATTTCGGCTTCGTTGGTGAAATTATACGGCTTTTTTTCAC CGCGAGCAAATCGCCGTTCGCTGAACTGATGAAGGATTACGTCGATGCAGAAAAAACGGGAAAATCGCACGGAGAATGCTGGCCATACTTCAAGGCGTGTCCGAAGTCACTGTTCTTGCCATCATCAAACAAGTACAT ggAAGATTCCGTTCACACGGAAGGAGAGGTTGATTTTGACGACGAGTTCAATAAGATTCCGCAAACTTTCGAACAGGAATCACCGAAGAGGACTCCGACACGGAATACGATACATCCAGCTATGTAG